A section of the Pseudomonas prosekii genome encodes:
- a CDS encoding LysR substrate-binding domain-containing protein, whose product MNLFQLRAFDAVAREGSFTRAAARLFISQPAVTGHIKALEEHYQITLLRRTARRVELTEEGTKLAAITRAMFGLAEEAQVLLEANRQLLTGRLEVAADGPHMVMPMLASLRARYPGITVNLRLGNAQETLGALLSEHADVAVLTEVEPRKGLHLQALSESRICALVPAAHPWAHRVKDVPLKELDQVIMVLREPSSITRRTFDQACAQARVSPRVLLELDSREAVTEAVAAELGVGVVSSVEVSHDPRVVAVPIVGDGLVNRHMIGCMQRRRDLRLIQAFFDLAPAS is encoded by the coding sequence ATGAACCTGTTCCAGCTCCGCGCGTTCGATGCGGTGGCCCGCGAGGGCAGCTTTACCCGGGCGGCTGCGCGGTTGTTCATTAGCCAACCGGCGGTCACTGGGCACATCAAAGCGCTGGAGGAGCATTACCAGATCACCTTGTTGCGGCGCACCGCGCGCCGGGTCGAATTGACCGAGGAGGGCACCAAACTCGCGGCGATCACCCGCGCGATGTTTGGTTTGGCCGAAGAGGCGCAAGTGCTGCTCGAGGCCAACCGGCAGTTGCTCACCGGGCGCCTGGAAGTTGCGGCGGACGGCCCGCACATGGTCATGCCGATGCTCGCCAGTTTGCGCGCGCGGTATCCGGGAATAACGGTGAACCTGCGCCTGGGCAACGCGCAGGAAACCTTGGGCGCGTTGTTGTCCGAACACGCGGATGTCGCGGTGCTGACCGAGGTCGAACCGCGCAAAGGCTTGCATCTGCAAGCGCTGAGCGAATCACGGATTTGCGCGTTGGTGCCGGCCGCGCACCCGTGGGCGCATCGGGTCAAGGATGTGCCGCTGAAGGAACTGGATCAGGTAATCATGGTGCTGCGCGAGCCGAGTTCGATTACGCGGCGCACGTTTGATCAGGCGTGCGCTCAGGCCCGGGTCAGTCCGCGGGTGTTGCTGGAACTGGACAGTCGTGAGGCGGTGACCGAGGCCGTTGCTGCGGAACTGGGGGTTGGCGTGGTGTCGTCGGTGGAAGTCAGCCATGACCCGCGGGTGGTGGCGGTGCCGATTGTCGGCGATGGGCTGGTCAACCGGCACATGATCGGGTGCATGCAGCGGCGGCGGGATTTGCGATTGATTCAGGCGTTTTTTGATTTGGCTCCGGCCAGCTAG